The proteins below are encoded in one region of Apium graveolens cultivar Ventura chromosome 4, ASM990537v1, whole genome shotgun sequence:
- the LOC141720065 gene encoding uncharacterized protein LOC141720065: protein MNLSKLLDDEQFISSVLGNKKEDEVDEDDSTQLATMAFDRSWIGRNRFNEAKYITEEYKAGVDRFIKFAIEHGEEEDNGLIRCSCQDCRNRYFKLPNTVKIDLYRHGIMQWYTIWDCHGEKDISQVEVGTSSRYRDDDMYDAHDDNDFEDCENSEEEPNETAKSFYRMVNIASKPIYPNNVNFTTLEFSMKLLEWKNKHNCSNNGFDDLLHLIGLVLPNDHKLPQKYYTMRKMIKGLHMQYEKIDACENDCMLFYKEHGDKTKCDICNGDRYQKQKDPKKQKIPRKILRYFPITMRLQRLFMAETTAKCMRWHHDRIAIGGELSHPSDGDEWKQFDRRFQNFSKEIRNVRLGLSTDGFDPFRDKHAKEYTVWPVVVVVYNLPPSMCTKAPYMFMPLLIPGPTDPTKDLHVYLRPLIDELKVLWNTGVETYDMFSRTNFIMKAALLWTISDFPGLAMLSGWSTKGKLSCPVCMGEVKGKQLKYGGKTSFYGTARYFLDADDPLRRSTKFGSVERRSVCARHSGGRAKVMCEQIQFPPPGKSHKKKPRDYGVTHNWTHFSPFFELPYWETLSLRHNIDIMHTEKNVFDNIFYTILGDAKKTKDNTKSRKDCQELGVHRELWIRGDGTEPHASYTLPKEQVHKLFKWIVSLKLPDGYASNISRCVNWAKNCIRGMKSHDGHVFMQKLLPIVCRDLLPKHVADPIIELCNFFQDICSSTLKYSDLEKMEKDIVRIMSKLETVFTPGLFDPMEHLPLHLATECKLGGPANGRWMYFIERYLHNLKLKVGNKARAEGSMAQRYIEEECVHFCTLYFDSRNGIMHNKLRRNEAPRTFYDEDLLEVYTYPTHPSLRTNDRMLSGDEYELVAYYVLINSPEVAKYLRYVILDSKSWYNNNTRISMMRKMNNFKKNNLGIVQDDEKLKMKFIDLIRGPLNKVESYKACKCNGYKFNCVNTNELTSPNSGVIVIGTSYEESYGNYYGRIEEILKLFYHNGQKVIVFKCHWFDHTKHVKVDKHRMTTVDVKSKLNIEDVFVLASQAHQVYYAPNILNAKSSWYTVLTTKRRLVDESVSTQEKNTFIDDVLQNEVSNASSSHVERVIIRDPSNFFIDLRMFENDYSVDENEEKEKKKCEEDEDEDNNENEDEELSDNDDLV, encoded by the exons atgaatttaagtaAATTGTTGGATGATGAACAATTTATTAGTAGTGTCTTGGGAAATAagaaagaagatgaagttgaCGAAGATGATAGTACACAGTTGGCGACA ATGGCATTCGATCGTAGTTGGATTGGTCGTAATCGATTTAATGAGGCAAAATATATAACGGAAGAATATAAAGCTGGAGTGGATCGTTTCATTAAATTTGCTATAGAACATGGTGAAGAAGAAGATAATGGTCTTATAAGATGTTCGTGCCAAGATTGTCGAAATAGGTATTTTAAGTTGCCTAATACCGTGAAAATTGATTTGTATCGACATGGTATCATGCAATGGTATACTATATGGGATTGTCACGGGGAGAAAGATATATCACAAGTCGAGGTTGGAACGAGTTCTAGATACAGAGACGACGACATGTATGATGCACATGATGATAACGATTTTGAGGATTGCGAGAATTCTGAAGAAGAACCAAACGAAACAGCAAAATCATTTTACAGGATGGTGAATATTGCTTCTAAACCAATTTATCCAAACAATGTCAATTTTACAACATTGGAGTTCTCAATGAAGTTACTTGAGTGGAAAAATAAGCATAATTGTAGTAATAATGGCTTTGATGATTTGCTTCATCTTATTGGATTAGTATTGCCTAATGATCATAAATTGCCCCAAAAGTACTACACCATGCGAAAGATGATTAAAGGATTGCATATGCAATATGAGAAGATTGATGCTTGCGAGAATGATTGCATGTTATTTTACAAGGAACATGGTGACAAGACAAAGTGTGATATATGCAATGGAGACAGATACCAGAAGCAGAAAGATCCTAAAAAACAGAAGATTCCACGAAAAATCTTGCGTTACTTTCCTATTACCATGAGATTGCAGCGTCTATTCATGGCCGAGACTACTGCAAAATGTATGAGATGGCACCATGATAGAATTGCAATTGGAGGTGAATTAAGTCACCCATCGGATGGAGATGAATGGAAACAATTTGATCGGAGatttcaaaatttttcaaaagaGATTCGAAATGTAAGACTCGGGCTCTCTACAGATGGATTTGACCCTTTTCGCGACAAGCACGCGAAGGAGTATACGGTATGGCCCGTGGTAGTTGTTGTGTACAACCTTCCTCCCTCTATGTGTACAAAGGCTCCATATATGTTCATGCCTCTTCTTATTCCTGGGCCGACAGATCCAACCAAAGACTTGCATGTTTATCTTAGGCCATTGATTGATGAATTGAAAGTGCTGTGGAATACTGGAGTTGAAACATATGACATGTTCTCACGTACAAATTTTATCATGAAGGCGGCACTTTTGTGGACTATTAGTGACTTCCCTGGACTTGCCATGCTTAGCGGATGGTCCACCAAAGGTAAGTTATCGTGTCCAGTTTGTATGGGAGAAGTAAAAGGTAAACAACTCAAATATGGTGGGAAAACAAGTTTTTATGGCACTGCTCGATATTTTTTAGATGCAGATGATCCTCTAAGAAGGAGTACTAAATTTGGAAGTGTAGAGAGGCGATCAGTTTGTGCTCGACATTCAGGGGGGCGTGCAAAGGTGATGTGTGAGCAAATACAGTTTCCCCCTCCGGGAAAGTCACATAAGAAAAAACCAAGAGATTATGGGGTGACACATAATTGGACTCATTTTTCTCCATTTTTTGAGCTTCCATATTGGGAGACACTCAGCCTTCGTCATAATATTGACATTATGCACACAGAAAAGAATGTCTTTGATAATATTTTCTACACAATTCTTGGTGATGCAAAGAAGACCAAAGACAACACAAAGTCAAGAAAAGATTGTCAAGAATTAGGTGTACACCGTGAGTTATGGATTCGAGGTGATGGCACCGAACCACATGCATCATATACACTTCCAAAGGAACAAGTTCATAAGTTATTCAAGTGGATTGTCTCATTGAAACTTCCAGATGGTTATGCCTCAAATATATCTAGGTGTGTCAATTGGGCAAAAAATTGCATTCGTGGTATGAAATCACATGATGGTCATGTCTTCATGCAAAAATTGTTGCCTATCGTTTGTCGTGACCTTCTTCCGAAGCATGTAGCTGATCCTATCATTGAATTGTGCAACTTCTTTCAAGATATATGCTCTTCAACTCTCAAATACTCAGATTTAgaaaaaatggagaaagatataGTGAGGATAATGTCCAAACTTGAAACGGTCTTCACTCCTGGTTTATTTGATCCAATGGAACATTTGCCACTACATTTAGCAACAGAGTGTAAGTTGGGTGGGCCAGCTAATGGGCGTTGGATGTATTTTATTGAAAGATACTTGCACAATTTGAAATTGAAAGTAGGAAACAAAGCTCGAGCGGAAGGTTCAATGGCACAACGCTATATTGAGGAGGAATGTGTACACTTTTGCACATTGTACTTTGATTCCAGAAATGGAATAATGCATAATAAATTGAGGCGAAATGAGGCACCTCGAACGTTTTATGATGAGGATTTGTTAGAAGTGTACACATATCCAACACATCCTAGTCTTCGGACTAATGATCGAATGTTGAGTGGTGATGAATATGAACTAGTGGCATACTATGTTCTTATTAATTCGCCGGAGGTTGCAAAGTACTTGCGGTATGTTATTT TGGATTCCAAAAGTTGGTACAACAACAATACCCGTATTTCAATGATGCGGAAAATGAACAATTTCAAAAAGAACAATTTAGGGATTG TACAAGATGATGAGAAGCTCAAGATGAAATTCATAGACCTAATAAGAGGTCCGTTGAATAAAGTGGAGTCTTATAAAGCATGCAAGTGCAATGGTTACAAATTTAATTGCGTAAATACTAATGAGCTCACTTCACCAAATTCCGGTGTAATTGTCATAG GGACTTCTTATGAAGAAAGTTATGGAAACTATTATGGGAGAATagaagaaattttaaaactcTTCTATCATAATGGACAAAAAGTGATCGTCTTTAAATGTCATTGGTTTGATCATACAAAACATGTCAAAGTCGATAAACATCGGATGACAACCGTGGATGTGAAATCAAAACTAAATATCGAAGACGTGTTTGTGTTGGCTAGTCAGGCCCATCAAGTATACTATGCACCAAATATTTTGAATGCGAAATCATCATGGTACACGGTTCTAACAACAAAGAGACGATTAGTTGATGAAAGTGTGTCAACTCAAGAAAAAAATACATTCATTGATGATGTTCTGCAAAACGAAGTTTCAAATGCTTCATCATCACACGTCGAAAGAGTTATTATTCGTGATCCCTCAAATTTCTTCATTGACTTGAGAATGTTCGAAAATGATTATTCAGTGGATGAGAAtgaggaaaaagaaaagaaaaaatgtGAGGAAGACGAAGACGAAGACAACAATGagaatgaagatgaagaattaaGTGATAATGATGATTTAGtgtaa
- the LOC141721623 gene encoding G-type lectin S-receptor-like serine/threonine-protein kinase At4g27290 isoform X2, whose amino-acid sequence MFTPDIPQGDILSANQSIQSGKSIVSAGGEFELGFFSPGTSNNRYLSIRYKKRGSGEIVWVANRERPLAEASGVLTLSREGNLNLLNGNNSIIWSSNSNSSIRNPVAQLLDTGNLVIRADNDPDLRNLLWQSFDFPDNTLLPGMKLGMNLKTGMVWSTNSWKSKDDPSPGNFSVGLDTSGYPQLFERNGKAMHFRFGSWNGIRFSGVPSLGPNTIYTYQFVFNEDEIYYTYQQADISVLTRLITEPDGQVLRYRWTNQTNKWEQAVYLQVDICGYYASCGAFSSCNINNPSRCECLNEFKPQNLKAWKSLDFSNGCIPETQLSCTDKDIFKKYTNKKFPDTRNSTYDFSMSLKDCEKMCLKNCSCTAYANTNITGKGSGCLLWFGELIDVRDQEESGQILFVRLAPSGSAASSSTTRKIALMIMLPVVIIFTVVLVCYMWYVRRYKKQNREGEMRLGEGDLPFFEFKTLANATNNFSFDCKLGEGGFGPVYKGILRDGQEIAVKRHSSDSTQGTEEFKNEVSCIAKLQHRNLVRLLGWSTKEGERMLIYEYMPNKSLDYFIFGDVEQRALLDWPKRHDIIIGIARGLLYLHQDSRLRVIHRDLKASNILLDCDMNPKISDFGMARSFGGSETEANTARVVGTFGYMSPEYALEGAFSVKSDVYSFGVLVIEMVSGKKNRFFNHPDHNLNLLGHAWTSFKEDRLSALIDGSILASKSSDQHEVFRVILIALLCVQQYPEDRPNMSSVLMMLTSKVSVPHPKQPGFFTERKLDETFSSLVKPGAEYFHGRSVTSTSSSQTVTFFAPR is encoded by the exons ATGTTTACACCAGATATCCCCCAAG GAGACATCCTTTCTGCAAATCAGAGCATTCAAAGTGGAAAATCCATTGTTTCAGCTGGTGGTGAGTTTGAGCTAGGGTTCTTTAGTCCTGGAACTTCAAACAATCGGTACTTGAGCATACGATACAAGAAAAGGGGTAGTGGGGAAATAGTGTGGGTTGCCAATAGAGAAAGGCCACTTGCTGAAGCATCAGGCGTGCTAACGTTGAGCAGAGAGGGAAATCTTAATCTTCTCAATGGCAATAACAGCATTATTTGGTCATCCAATTCCAACTCATCAATAAGAAATCCCGTGGCACAGTTACTAGACACAGGAAATCTTGTTATCAGAGCAGATAATGACCCTGATTTACGAAATCTTCTTTGGCAAAGTTTTGATTTTCCTGACAATACTCTCCTACCAGGCATGAAGCTAGGAATGAACTTGAAAACTGGGATGGTTTGGTCTACAAATTCATGGAAAAGCAAAGATGATCCTTCTCCAGGGAATTTCAGCGTCGGGCTTGATACTAGTGGTTACCCTCAACTATTCGAAAGGAATGGTAAAGCAATGCATTTCCGGTTTGGTTCCTGGAATGGTATTAGATTCAGTGGTGTTCCTTCTTTAGGTCCAAACACAATTTATACGTATCAGTTTGTTTTTAACGAGGATGAGATATATTATACTTATCAACAGGCTGATATTTCAGTCCTTACAAGGTTGATAACGGAGCCTGATGGACAAGTGTTGCGCTATAGATGGACTAACCAAACTAATAAATGGGAGCAGGCTGTATATCTGCAGGTAGATATCTGTGGTTATTATGCAAGCTGTGGGGCATTTAGTAGCTGTAACATTAACAATCCCTCTCGTTGCGAGTGTTTAAATGAATTTAAGCCTCAAAACTTAAAGGCCTGGAAAAGTTTAGATTTTTCAAATGGTTGTATTCCAGAGACACAGTTAAGTTGTACTGATAAGGACATATTCAAGAAGTACACCAACAAGAAATTTCCAGATACACGAAACTCTACATATGATTTTAGCATGAGTCTAAAGGATTGTGAGAAGATGTGTCTGAAGAACTGTTCCTGTACAGCTTATGCAAATACTAATATTACTGGGAAAGGAAGCGGGTGTTTGCTTTGGTTTGGTGAGTTAATTGATGTTAGAGATCAAGAGGAAAGTGGGCAAATTCTTTTCGTGAGACTGGCTCCCTCAGGCTCAG CTGCAAGTAGTTCCACCACACGGAAAATCGCACTGATGATAATGTTGCCCGTTGTAATTATTTTTACTGTGGTACTAGTCTGCTATATGTGGTATGTTCGAAGGTACAAGAAGCAAAACAGAGAAG GAGAAATGAGACTTGGAGAGGGAGATTTGCCATTTTTCGAGTTTAAAACTCTAGCTAATGCTACCAACAACTTCTCTTTCGACTGTAAACTTGGAGAAGGTGGCTTTGGACCAGTGTACAAG GGTATTTTGCGTGACGGACAGGAAATAGCTGTAAAAAGGCACTCTTCAGATTCAACACAAGGAACAGAAGAGTTCAAAAATGAAGTCTCGTGCATTGCAAAGCTTCAACACCGGAATCTGGTGAGGCTTCTCGGTTGGTCCACTAAGGAAGGAGAAAGAATGTTAATCTATGAATATATGCCCAACAAAAGCTTAGATTACTTCATATTTGGAG ATGTTGAGCAAAGGGCATTGCTAGATTGGCCCAAACGCCACGACATAATAATTGGCATTGCTAGGGGGCTGCTCTATCTTCATCAAGACTCCAGATTACGGGTCATTCATAGAGATCTCAAAGCTAGCAACATTCTTCTAGATTGTGACATGAATCCTAAAATTTCAGATTTTGGCATGGCTAGAAGTTTTGGAGGCAGTGAAACTGAAGCAAACACAGCTAGGGTGGTTGGTACATT CGGGTACATGTCCCCTGAGTATGCCCTCGAAGGAGCTTTCTCAGTTAAATCTGATGTTTATAGCTTTGGTGTACTGGTGATAGAGATGGTGAGTGGGAAGAAAAACAGATTCTTCAATCATCCTGACCACAATCTTAATCTTCTTGGCCAT GCATGGACAAGTTTTAAAGAAGATAGGCTTTCAGCACTAATCGATGGATCCATCTTAGCGTCAAAGTCAAGTGATCAACATGAAGTGTTTCGAGTTATTTTAATAGCATTACTATGCGTTCAACAATATCCAGAAGACAGACCTAACATGTCATCTGTACTCATGATGCTGACTAGTAAAGTTTCGGTGCCTCATCCTAAGCAACCTGGTTTTTTCACTGAGAGAAAACTGGATGAAACATTTTCTTCACTAGTTAAACCTGGAGCAGAGTACTTCCATGGCAGGTCTGTTACATCAACGTCTTCTAGCCAAACAGTCACATTTTTCGCACCTCGATAG
- the LOC141721623 gene encoding G-type lectin S-receptor-like serine/threonine-protein kinase At4g27290 isoform X1: MIKSFALLFFCFTLLSFLQSFDAGDILSANQSIQSGKSIVSAGGEFELGFFSPGTSNNRYLSIRYKKRGSGEIVWVANRERPLAEASGVLTLSREGNLNLLNGNNSIIWSSNSNSSIRNPVAQLLDTGNLVIRADNDPDLRNLLWQSFDFPDNTLLPGMKLGMNLKTGMVWSTNSWKSKDDPSPGNFSVGLDTSGYPQLFERNGKAMHFRFGSWNGIRFSGVPSLGPNTIYTYQFVFNEDEIYYTYQQADISVLTRLITEPDGQVLRYRWTNQTNKWEQAVYLQVDICGYYASCGAFSSCNINNPSRCECLNEFKPQNLKAWKSLDFSNGCIPETQLSCTDKDIFKKYTNKKFPDTRNSTYDFSMSLKDCEKMCLKNCSCTAYANTNITGKGSGCLLWFGELIDVRDQEESGQILFVRLAPSGSAASSSTTRKIALMIMLPVVIIFTVVLVCYMWYVRRYKKQNREGEMRLGEGDLPFFEFKTLANATNNFSFDCKLGEGGFGPVYKGILRDGQEIAVKRHSSDSTQGTEEFKNEVSCIAKLQHRNLVRLLGWSTKEGERMLIYEYMPNKSLDYFIFGDVEQRALLDWPKRHDIIIGIARGLLYLHQDSRLRVIHRDLKASNILLDCDMNPKISDFGMARSFGGSETEANTARVVGTFGYMSPEYALEGAFSVKSDVYSFGVLVIEMVSGKKNRFFNHPDHNLNLLGHAWTSFKEDRLSALIDGSILASKSSDQHEVFRVILIALLCVQQYPEDRPNMSSVLMMLTSKVSVPHPKQPGFFTERKLDETFSSLVKPGAEYFHGRSVTSTSSSQTVTFFAPR; encoded by the exons ATGATAAAAAGTTTTGCCTTACTCTTCTTTTGCTTCACGCTGTTGTCTTTCTTACAAAGTTTCGATGCAGGAGACATCCTTTCTGCAAATCAGAGCATTCAAAGTGGAAAATCCATTGTTTCAGCTGGTGGTGAGTTTGAGCTAGGGTTCTTTAGTCCTGGAACTTCAAACAATCGGTACTTGAGCATACGATACAAGAAAAGGGGTAGTGGGGAAATAGTGTGGGTTGCCAATAGAGAAAGGCCACTTGCTGAAGCATCAGGCGTGCTAACGTTGAGCAGAGAGGGAAATCTTAATCTTCTCAATGGCAATAACAGCATTATTTGGTCATCCAATTCCAACTCATCAATAAGAAATCCCGTGGCACAGTTACTAGACACAGGAAATCTTGTTATCAGAGCAGATAATGACCCTGATTTACGAAATCTTCTTTGGCAAAGTTTTGATTTTCCTGACAATACTCTCCTACCAGGCATGAAGCTAGGAATGAACTTGAAAACTGGGATGGTTTGGTCTACAAATTCATGGAAAAGCAAAGATGATCCTTCTCCAGGGAATTTCAGCGTCGGGCTTGATACTAGTGGTTACCCTCAACTATTCGAAAGGAATGGTAAAGCAATGCATTTCCGGTTTGGTTCCTGGAATGGTATTAGATTCAGTGGTGTTCCTTCTTTAGGTCCAAACACAATTTATACGTATCAGTTTGTTTTTAACGAGGATGAGATATATTATACTTATCAACAGGCTGATATTTCAGTCCTTACAAGGTTGATAACGGAGCCTGATGGACAAGTGTTGCGCTATAGATGGACTAACCAAACTAATAAATGGGAGCAGGCTGTATATCTGCAGGTAGATATCTGTGGTTATTATGCAAGCTGTGGGGCATTTAGTAGCTGTAACATTAACAATCCCTCTCGTTGCGAGTGTTTAAATGAATTTAAGCCTCAAAACTTAAAGGCCTGGAAAAGTTTAGATTTTTCAAATGGTTGTATTCCAGAGACACAGTTAAGTTGTACTGATAAGGACATATTCAAGAAGTACACCAACAAGAAATTTCCAGATACACGAAACTCTACATATGATTTTAGCATGAGTCTAAAGGATTGTGAGAAGATGTGTCTGAAGAACTGTTCCTGTACAGCTTATGCAAATACTAATATTACTGGGAAAGGAAGCGGGTGTTTGCTTTGGTTTGGTGAGTTAATTGATGTTAGAGATCAAGAGGAAAGTGGGCAAATTCTTTTCGTGAGACTGGCTCCCTCAGGCTCAG CTGCAAGTAGTTCCACCACACGGAAAATCGCACTGATGATAATGTTGCCCGTTGTAATTATTTTTACTGTGGTACTAGTCTGCTATATGTGGTATGTTCGAAGGTACAAGAAGCAAAACAGAGAAG GAGAAATGAGACTTGGAGAGGGAGATTTGCCATTTTTCGAGTTTAAAACTCTAGCTAATGCTACCAACAACTTCTCTTTCGACTGTAAACTTGGAGAAGGTGGCTTTGGACCAGTGTACAAG GGTATTTTGCGTGACGGACAGGAAATAGCTGTAAAAAGGCACTCTTCAGATTCAACACAAGGAACAGAAGAGTTCAAAAATGAAGTCTCGTGCATTGCAAAGCTTCAACACCGGAATCTGGTGAGGCTTCTCGGTTGGTCCACTAAGGAAGGAGAAAGAATGTTAATCTATGAATATATGCCCAACAAAAGCTTAGATTACTTCATATTTGGAG ATGTTGAGCAAAGGGCATTGCTAGATTGGCCCAAACGCCACGACATAATAATTGGCATTGCTAGGGGGCTGCTCTATCTTCATCAAGACTCCAGATTACGGGTCATTCATAGAGATCTCAAAGCTAGCAACATTCTTCTAGATTGTGACATGAATCCTAAAATTTCAGATTTTGGCATGGCTAGAAGTTTTGGAGGCAGTGAAACTGAAGCAAACACAGCTAGGGTGGTTGGTACATT CGGGTACATGTCCCCTGAGTATGCCCTCGAAGGAGCTTTCTCAGTTAAATCTGATGTTTATAGCTTTGGTGTACTGGTGATAGAGATGGTGAGTGGGAAGAAAAACAGATTCTTCAATCATCCTGACCACAATCTTAATCTTCTTGGCCAT GCATGGACAAGTTTTAAAGAAGATAGGCTTTCAGCACTAATCGATGGATCCATCTTAGCGTCAAAGTCAAGTGATCAACATGAAGTGTTTCGAGTTATTTTAATAGCATTACTATGCGTTCAACAATATCCAGAAGACAGACCTAACATGTCATCTGTACTCATGATGCTGACTAGTAAAGTTTCGGTGCCTCATCCTAAGCAACCTGGTTTTTTCACTGAGAGAAAACTGGATGAAACATTTTCTTCACTAGTTAAACCTGGAGCAGAGTACTTCCATGGCAGGTCTGTTACATCAACGTCTTCTAGCCAAACAGTCACATTTTTCGCACCTCGATAG